The following coding sequences are from one Epilithonimonas vandammei window:
- a CDS encoding DNA repair protein RecN, producing MLSRIFIQNFALIDRLEIDLKTGLQVITGETGAGKSIILGALRLIMGERADAKSFAKADSKSIVETEFSIDDSFRSFFDNNDLDFEPQTIIRREIAPGGKSRAFINDVPVTLDILKELSSRLIDIHSQFETSDLFTESFQFGILDGLAKNSSLLSDYQSVFIEYLKAKKDIDQLKKTLSESNKESDYKNFLLTELEEANLDQIDFSELQNQLSIQENADQISEQLSQSLSKLNAEEFGILPGLFDIRNKISKLSELSSDYEELSQRVEGSYLEIKDINAELENKAENLDINPALLQQLISSINRINALFLKHQADDIQGLIAIREELAASQNSLEDVENLIHEKEKLISKAEIQLQNLSKKLTESRLKYSSDLENKAKEIFHKLGLEKATLKIDITDSSQFNTFGKNAIQILFQANSGFPLKPIQNAVSGGERSRVMLAIKKIMAENNALPTLILDEIDTGVSGRIAEEMGKLMQEMANDLQLIVITHLAQVAAKGNENYKVVKYDENGITKTTIVKLSDEEKLNEIAQLISGSKITDAAISQAKELINH from the coding sequence ATGCTTTCAAGAATTTTTATTCAGAATTTTGCGCTTATTGACAGGCTGGAAATTGATCTCAAGACCGGACTTCAGGTCATTACAGGTGAGACAGGTGCCGGGAAATCCATTATCCTCGGTGCACTCCGTCTGATAATGGGGGAAAGAGCCGATGCGAAATCATTTGCCAAAGCCGATTCAAAAAGTATTGTGGAAACCGAATTCAGCATTGACGATAGTTTCAGATCTTTTTTTGATAACAATGATTTGGATTTTGAACCACAGACCATCATCCGCAGAGAAATAGCTCCGGGTGGAAAATCGCGTGCTTTTATCAATGATGTTCCTGTAACTTTGGACATTCTGAAAGAATTGTCTTCCAGGCTTATTGACATCCATTCTCAATTTGAAACCTCGGATCTTTTCACCGAATCTTTTCAGTTTGGAATCTTGGACGGATTGGCAAAAAACAGCAGTTTGCTCTCCGACTATCAAAGTGTCTTTATTGAATACCTGAAAGCAAAAAAAGATATAGATCAGTTAAAGAAAACACTGTCCGAAAGCAATAAGGAATCGGATTATAAAAACTTTCTTCTAACAGAATTGGAAGAAGCCAATCTGGATCAGATTGATTTCTCTGAATTACAAAATCAGCTGAGCATACAGGAAAATGCAGACCAGATCAGCGAGCAGCTTTCACAATCGTTATCAAAACTTAATGCCGAAGAGTTTGGAATCTTACCAGGACTTTTCGATATCCGAAATAAAATCTCTAAACTTTCCGAGCTTTCATCTGATTATGAAGAGTTGAGCCAAAGGGTGGAAGGTTCTTATCTAGAAATCAAAGACATCAATGCAGAGCTGGAAAATAAAGCGGAAAATCTTGATATCAATCCGGCATTACTTCAGCAGCTTATTAGCTCCATCAACAGAATCAATGCTTTGTTTCTGAAACATCAGGCAGATGATATCCAAGGACTTATAGCCATCCGAGAAGAGTTGGCCGCCAGCCAAAACTCTCTGGAAGATGTAGAAAATCTGATTCACGAAAAAGAAAAACTGATCAGCAAAGCAGAAATTCAGTTACAAAACCTGAGCAAAAAACTGACTGAAAGCCGACTGAAATATTCTTCCGATCTTGAAAATAAGGCTAAAGAAATTTTCCATAAACTTGGTCTGGAGAAAGCGACTCTTAAAATCGATATCACAGATTCTTCACAATTTAACACGTTTGGAAAAAATGCTATTCAGATATTATTTCAGGCTAATTCCGGATTTCCGCTGAAACCGATCCAGAATGCTGTTTCCGGTGGAGAAAGATCCAGGGTAATGCTCGCCATCAAAAAAATAATGGCTGAAAATAATGCTTTGCCAACTTTGATTCTTGATGAGATTGACACTGGTGTTTCCGGTAGAATTGCCGAAGAAATGGGAAAACTGATGCAGGAAATGGCCAATGATCTTCAGCTCATCGTGATTACGCATCTTGCCCAGGTGGCTGCAAAAGGAAATGAGAATTATAAGGTTGTTAAATATGACGAAAATGGTATAACAAAGACGACCATTGTGAAACTTTCTGATGAGGAGAAACTGAATGAAATTGCCCAGCTTATTTCCGGATCTAAAATTACTGACGCCGCTATTTCACAGGCTAAAGAGCTAATTAATCATTAA
- a CDS encoding GH3 auxin-responsive promoter family protein: protein MATKALFNTLVNWFIRQRIDQIEHFIKFPVETQEGLLFSQLFHAEETEYGQKYGFSTISNYQDFQRKVPVVCYEDFEPYIEKARQGQKDVIWPGQIKQFAKSSGTTNAKSKYIPITAESLEDCHYKAGKDMVSIYVNNHPQSELFQHKNLRLGGSAETYQDFNTKFGDLSAILIENLPFWVEIINTPNKKISLMSEWESKMKAIITEVRNEDVGSLTGVPSWMMVLLQRTLQETGKQNIGELWPNLEVFFHGGISFKPYKNQYKEIIGKNIRYYEIYNASEGFFGIQDQSGSDEMLLMLDYGIFYEFIPMDQYYSGSREAIPISEVELGKNYAVVISTNGGLWRYLIGDTVRFTSLHPYRIKISGRTKHYINAFGEELMIDNVETALKITCENLDVSISDYTGAPVFMTNSSKGCHEWVFEFTRQPACLNTFSDMFDRTLKTLNSDYEAKRYNDITLRKPIIHVARPNLFYEWMASRGKLGGQNKVPRLSNDRAYIEPLLKLNEL from the coding sequence ATGGCAACAAAGGCTCTTTTTAATACATTGGTCAATTGGTTTATCCGCCAGAGGATAGATCAGATAGAACATTTCATAAAATTTCCTGTGGAAACTCAGGAAGGACTTTTGTTTTCACAGTTGTTCCATGCCGAGGAAACCGAGTATGGGCAGAAGTATGGCTTCAGTACCATTTCCAATTACCAAGATTTCCAGAGAAAAGTTCCAGTAGTTTGTTATGAAGATTTTGAACCGTATATAGAAAAGGCGAGACAAGGACAGAAAGATGTCATCTGGCCTGGTCAGATAAAGCAGTTTGCAAAATCTTCCGGAACTACTAATGCTAAAAGCAAATACATCCCTATTACCGCAGAAAGCTTGGAAGATTGTCACTATAAAGCTGGGAAAGATATGGTTTCCATTTATGTTAATAATCATCCTCAAAGTGAGCTTTTTCAGCATAAGAACCTAAGGCTTGGCGGCAGTGCGGAAACTTACCAAGATTTCAATACAAAATTTGGCGACCTTTCTGCGATTCTTATTGAGAATCTTCCGTTTTGGGTAGAGATCATCAACACACCTAATAAAAAAATTTCTTTGATGTCCGAGTGGGAAAGTAAAATGAAGGCAATCATTACTGAGGTTAGGAATGAAGATGTAGGCAGCCTTACAGGTGTTCCAAGCTGGATGATGGTACTTTTGCAAAGAACATTGCAGGAAACCGGAAAACAAAACATCGGTGAGCTTTGGCCCAATCTGGAAGTATTTTTTCACGGCGGTATCAGCTTCAAACCTTATAAAAATCAATATAAGGAAATCATCGGAAAGAACATCCGGTATTATGAGATCTATAATGCGTCAGAAGGCTTTTTTGGCATTCAGGATCAGTCAGGCAGCGATGAGATGCTGCTGATGCTCGATTATGGTATTTTCTACGAATTTATCCCGATGGATCAGTATTATTCCGGTAGCAGGGAAGCTATTCCGATTTCTGAGGTTGAATTGGGTAAAAACTATGCAGTTGTTATCAGTACCAATGGAGGGTTATGGCGCTATCTTATTGGCGATACGGTTAGGTTTACATCACTCCATCCTTACAGGATTAAGATTTCCGGCAGAACGAAACATTACATCAATGCGTTTGGCGAAGAATTGATGATCGACAATGTGGAAACAGCACTCAAAATAACGTGTGAAAACCTGGATGTATCCATATCGGATTACACTGGTGCTCCCGTTTTTATGACCAACAGTTCAAAAGGTTGCCACGAGTGGGTCTTCGAATTTACTAGACAACCAGCCTGTCTTAATACTTTTAGTGATATGTTTGACAGAACACTCAAAACGCTCAACTCTGATTATGAAGCTAAGCGTTACAATGATATCACACTGCGAAAACCAATAATCCATGTTGCAAGACCAAATCTTTTTTATGAGTGGATGGCAAGCCGCGGAAAATTAGGCGGACAGAACAAGGTTCCCAGACTCAGCAATGACCGTGCATATATAGAACCTTTGCTCAAGCTGAACGAGCTATAA
- a CDS encoding 50S ribosomal protein L25/general stress protein Ctc encodes MKSITIQGTKRENVGKKSTKALRDAELVPCVVYGGNEPLNFSTEEKSFKNLVYTPEAHTVSIEVDGQTIPAVLQDIQFHPITDRILHVDFYQLSEDKPVIMEVPVRITGRSKGVVAGGVLRQSFRKLKVKAIPANLPDEIVVDVTPLRIGNKLYVAALKNEAYTFMHPDNAVVAAVKMSRNAMKGGAAAMEDEDEEEVTEGAAEATTEETSAE; translated from the coding sequence ATGAAATCAATTACAATTCAAGGTACAAAAAGAGAAAACGTGGGCAAGAAGTCTACAAAAGCTTTACGTGATGCTGAATTAGTTCCTTGTGTTGTTTATGGTGGTAATGAGCCTTTGAATTTCTCTACAGAAGAGAAATCTTTCAAAAATCTTGTTTACACGCCTGAAGCACACACGGTATCTATTGAGGTTGACGGACAAACAATTCCTGCTGTTCTTCAGGATATTCAATTCCACCCTATTACGGACAGAATCCTACACGTAGATTTCTATCAGTTATCAGAAGATAAGCCTGTAATTATGGAAGTTCCTGTAAGAATCACTGGACGTTCAAAAGGTGTTGTTGCCGGAGGTGTTCTTAGACAATCATTCAGAAAACTGAAAGTTAAGGCTATACCTGCAAACTTGCCAGATGAGATCGTGGTAGATGTAACGCCTTTAAGAATTGGTAACAAGCTTTATGTTGCTGCTCTTAAAAATGAAGCGTACACGTTTATGCATCCAGACAATGCGGTAGTTGCTGCTGTTAAGATGTCTAGAAATGCAATGAAAGGCGGTGCTGCTGCAATGGAAGATGAGGATGAAGAAGAAGTAACAGAGGGAGCAGCAGAAGCTACTACTGAGGAAACTTCAGCAGAATAA
- a CDS encoding ribose-phosphate pyrophosphokinase yields the protein MLDQASYLFSTRTSHELAEKIAQSYGQPLGKINIQHFSDGEFEPVLEQSVRGARVFLIASTFPPADNLLELLLMIDAAKRASAKNITVVIPYYGLARQDRKDKPRAPIGAKLVANLLTAAGATRIMTMDLHADQIQGFFEIPVDHLYASTIFVDYIQSLKLDNLTIASPDMGGAKRAKNYAGHLGADVVIAYKERKKANVVEEMFLIGDVTDKNVILIDDMIDTAGTLCKAADILMDKGAKSVRAMATHGVLSGKAYENIENSKLQEVIVTDSIPLKEGLSSKIKVLSCASLFADVMKSVHEHKSISDKFII from the coding sequence ATGTTAGACCAAGCAAGTTATTTGTTTTCTACAAGAACCAGCCACGAGCTGGCAGAAAAAATCGCTCAATCGTATGGGCAGCCTTTAGGCAAGATTAACATTCAGCATTTCAGCGATGGCGAATTCGAACCGGTTTTGGAACAATCGGTGAGAGGTGCAAGAGTTTTTCTTATCGCATCCACGTTTCCGCCGGCAGATAATCTTCTGGAATTACTATTAATGATTGATGCGGCAAAAAGAGCATCCGCCAAAAATATCACTGTCGTAATTCCTTATTATGGATTGGCAAGGCAGGATAGAAAAGATAAGCCAAGAGCGCCAATAGGGGCGAAATTAGTGGCCAACCTTCTTACTGCTGCCGGTGCTACAAGGATAATGACTATGGATTTACATGCGGATCAGATTCAGGGCTTTTTCGAAATTCCTGTGGACCATCTTTATGCATCCACTATTTTTGTAGATTACATTCAGTCTCTAAAATTAGATAATTTAACCATTGCATCACCGGATATGGGTGGAGCAAAAAGAGCGAAGAATTATGCAGGACACCTTGGGGCTGATGTGGTAATAGCTTACAAAGAAAGAAAGAAAGCGAATGTAGTAGAGGAAATGTTCCTTATAGGTGATGTGACGGATAAAAACGTAATCCTTATCGATGATATGATTGATACAGCAGGAACACTTTGTAAAGCGGCAGACATCCTAATGGATAAAGGTGCAAAATCAGTCAGAGCAATGGCAACCCACGGTGTGCTGTCCGGAAAAGCTTACGAAAATATAGAAAATTCTAAATTGCAGGAAGTTATCGTAACAGATTCTATTCCACTGAAAGAAGGCTTATCGTCAAAAATAAAAGTGCTTTCCTGCGCTTCACTGTTTGCGGATGTAATGAAAAGTGTGCACGAGCATAAATCCATAAGTGATAAATTCATTATATAA
- a CDS encoding BrxA/BrxB family bacilliredoxin, with product MYPADLVLPMKAELTDKGFQDLTTPAQVDEAIKQSGTTLLVINSVCGCAAGAARPGVLYSLTGEKKPDHLVTAFAGFDTEAVAEARRLLAPFPPSSPAVALFKDGELVHMLERHHIEGNPAGAIAANLQAAFDEYC from the coding sequence ATGTATCCAGCAGATTTAGTATTGCCAATGAAGGCAGAACTTACAGATAAAGGTTTCCAAGACCTTACAACACCAGCACAGGTTGACGAAGCTATCAAGCAAAGCGGAACCACTCTTTTAGTAATCAATTCCGTTTGTGGCTGTGCGGCAGGCGCTGCAAGACCTGGCGTTTTGTATTCTTTGACCGGTGAGAAAAAGCCCGACCATTTGGTAACAGCATTTGCAGGTTTTGATACAGAAGCAGTTGCAGAAGCTAGAAGATTGCTTGCACCTTTCCCTCCAAGTTCACCAGCTGTAGCACTTTTCAAGGATGGCGAGTTGGTGCACATGTTAGAAAGACACCACATAGAAGGTAATCCGGCAGGCGCAATTGCTGCAAATCTTCAGGCTGCTTTCGATGAGTATTGCTAA
- a CDS encoding GatB/YqeY domain-containing protein, producing MSLEQTISEAIKTAMREKDRVALDSLRAVKSQILLLQTEARGAEVTTEQEIAILQRMIKQRKDSYEQFTAQGRTDLAEVEEAQSKVIEKFLPKQLSAEELESEIKKIISETGAESLKDLGKVMSVASKALAGKSDGKSISEMVKKLLS from the coding sequence ATGAGTTTAGAACAAACAATAAGCGAAGCAATAAAAACCGCAATGCGTGAGAAAGACAGAGTTGCTTTGGATTCTCTTCGTGCTGTAAAATCGCAGATTCTGTTGTTACAAACGGAAGCAAGAGGCGCTGAAGTTACTACAGAACAAGAGATTGCTATTTTGCAAAGAATGATAAAGCAGAGAAAGGATTCTTACGAGCAATTTACGGCTCAGGGAAGAACAGACCTTGCTGAAGTAGAAGAAGCTCAATCCAAAGTGATTGAAAAATTTCTTCCAAAACAATTGTCTGCTGAAGAATTAGAATCAGAAATCAAAAAAATCATTTCTGAAACCGGAGCAGAATCTCTAAAAGATTTAGGAAAAGTAATGAGCGTTGCTTCCAAAGCACTCGCCGGAAAATCTGACGGAAAAAGTATTTCCGAAATGGTTAAGAAGTTACTTTCCTAA
- the ftsZ gene encoding cell division protein FtsZ: MDNINNTQGFSFDLPKGNSSIIKVIGVGGGGNNALKHMYEKGIYGVDFVICNTDAQTLDNNPVANKVQLGVTMTEGLGAGADPEVGEKAAIESIDDIKASMGQNTKMVFITAGMGGGTGTGAAPVIAKVAKEMGILTVGIVTVPFSFEGKRRLDQANLGLEKLRNNVDSLIVINNDKLRQQFGNLGFKQGFSKADEVLTNAAKGMAEVITGYFDVNIDFRDAKSVLANSGTALMSTGVATGEKKAEEAVKKALDSPLLNDNKITGAKNVLLLIRSGVSEVTMDEIGVIMDYIQKEAGNTADIIFGVGTDEELGDAVSVLVIATGFSNEDKKHSGVTETIKYTLEDRPTPSSRHRESPFKSRAQEERQQPESGKNFFRLEDDDDFKTSNFPTNSLGESLVEEVKTETQIIENEEIQDFSNDYRPNEKQEYNLFNFDEEDSYDIDLEPQSFTFEVEDKPKASFKEEEIEKPVEVTFTINEPAVEEDFPVIEKQVVSDISTPLNVTEEIVNEIIEEKVEEPTKFSFAVETKEEVVEEKKLEPVQETESGFTFFNKTSDSSKAMERRNKLKEFNSRYQQFDNENVFETVPAFKRKNINIDGSNASDQHINTYLSDNNGSMQLRENRFLNKDVD; this comes from the coding sequence ATGGACAATATAAATAATACACAAGGATTTTCATTTGATTTACCAAAGGGCAATTCTTCAATTATTAAAGTAATTGGTGTTGGCGGTGGCGGAAACAACGCTCTAAAACATATGTACGAAAAGGGGATTTATGGTGTAGATTTCGTGATCTGTAATACCGATGCACAGACGCTTGATAATAATCCTGTGGCCAACAAAGTGCAGTTGGGCGTTACAATGACAGAAGGTCTTGGAGCTGGCGCTGACCCAGAAGTGGGAGAAAAAGCGGCCATCGAAAGTATTGATGATATCAAAGCATCAATGGGACAAAATACCAAAATGGTTTTCATCACTGCAGGAATGGGCGGTGGAACGGGAACTGGTGCGGCGCCTGTGATTGCAAAAGTGGCTAAGGAAATGGGGATTCTTACTGTAGGAATCGTAACCGTACCTTTTAGTTTTGAAGGAAAAAGAAGATTGGACCAAGCGAATTTAGGTTTGGAAAAACTAAGAAACAATGTTGATTCTTTGATTGTCATCAATAATGATAAACTAAGACAGCAATTCGGGAATCTAGGTTTCAAACAAGGATTCTCCAAAGCCGATGAAGTTTTGACCAATGCGGCAAAAGGAATGGCAGAAGTGATTACTGGTTATTTCGATGTGAATATTGACTTCCGAGATGCTAAATCTGTTTTGGCTAATTCCGGAACAGCATTGATGTCAACTGGTGTTGCAACTGGCGAGAAAAAAGCAGAAGAAGCGGTTAAAAAAGCCTTGGATTCTCCATTGTTGAATGATAACAAAATCACTGGTGCGAAAAACGTTCTATTGTTGATTAGAAGTGGTGTTTCTGAGGTGACGATGGACGAAATCGGTGTGATTATGGATTATATCCAGAAAGAAGCTGGAAATACGGCAGACATCATTTTCGGAGTTGGAACAGATGAGGAATTGGGCGACGCAGTGAGCGTTTTGGTGATTGCAACTGGTTTCTCTAATGAAGACAAAAAGCACTCTGGCGTTACAGAGACCATCAAATATACTTTGGAAGACAGACCAACGCCTTCTTCCAGACATAGAGAATCTCCGTTTAAAAGCCGAGCTCAGGAAGAAAGACAACAGCCAGAATCTGGAAAGAATTTTTTTCGATTAGAAGATGATGACGATTTCAAAACTTCGAATTTTCCAACTAATTCTTTAGGAGAAAGTCTTGTGGAAGAAGTTAAAACCGAAACGCAAATCATCGAGAACGAGGAAATCCAAGATTTCTCAAATGATTATCGACCAAACGAAAAGCAAGAATATAACCTTTTCAATTTTGACGAAGAGGATAGCTACGACATCGATTTAGAACCACAATCTTTTACTTTCGAAGTAGAAGATAAGCCAAAAGCATCTTTCAAAGAAGAAGAAATTGAGAAGCCTGTTGAAGTAACTTTTACAATCAATGAACCGGCTGTTGAAGAAGATTTTCCTGTAATCGAGAAGCAGGTTGTTTCTGACATTTCGACTCCGCTCAATGTGACAGAAGAAATCGTTAACGAAATCATCGAAGAAAAAGTTGAAGAACCAACCAAATTTTCTTTCGCTGTGGAAACTAAGGAAGAAGTTGTAGAAGAGAAGAAACTAGAACCAGTTCAGGAAACTGAAAGCGGATTCACGTTCTTCAACAAAACTTCTGACTCTTCCAAAGCGATGGAAAGAAGAAACAAGTTGAAAGAATTCAATTCCAGATATCAGCAGTTTGATAATGAAAATGTTTTCGAAACCGTTCCAGCCTTCAAAAGGAAAAATATAAACATAGATGGTTCCAATGCATCAGACCAACACATCAACACGTATTTGTCTGACAACAACGGAAGTATGCAACTGAGAGAAAATCGTTTTCTTAATAAAGATGTAGATTAA
- the ftsA gene encoding cell division protein FtsA, with protein sequence MENQEYSVGLDIGTTKIVAIVGRRNAHGKIEILGVGKAKSLGVHKGIVNNISQTINSIKTAVAEAQSSAGVPIHKVTVGIAGKHIRSLQHSDYIMREHPDRYITEDDIEKLKDQVKKLVMLPGEEIIHVLPQEYKVDSEGEIQEPVGMHGKRLEANFHVVVGQMGSIRNIARCVREAGLEMEALTLEPLASSEAVLTKEEKEAGVAIVDIGGGTTDIAIFKDNIIRHTCVIPYGGGIITDDIKEGCSIIEKHAEQLKVKFGSSVPELEKDSTYVTIPGLHGRPDKEISLKVLAQIINARVEEILEMVNTELKAYGAFEQKKKLIAGIVLTGGGSNLRNLRQLANYTTGFDSRIGFANEYVANDKNQYLKGPEFATSIGLLMESLKIRDKKMLPTEEEIIEEAVAKAEPVAPQPTVEVEKPQQIQQIEGVAKPKEVAKRSKPTFGQSLMDKVKKFFEEVEE encoded by the coding sequence ATGGAAAATCAAGAGTATTCAGTAGGTCTGGACATTGGGACAACTAAGATTGTCGCCATTGTCGGAAGACGTAACGCTCACGGAAAAATCGAAATCCTGGGCGTTGGGAAGGCTAAAAGTCTTGGTGTTCACAAAGGAATCGTGAACAACATTTCCCAAACCATCAATTCCATCAAAACAGCAGTGGCAGAAGCGCAATCCAGCGCTGGTGTTCCTATCCATAAGGTAACTGTCGGGATTGCAGGAAAACATATCCGTTCTCTCCAACATTCGGATTATATAATGAGAGAGCATCCGGATAGATACATCACAGAAGATGATATTGAGAAACTAAAAGACCAGGTGAAGAAACTGGTAATGTTGCCTGGCGAAGAAATAATCCACGTTTTGCCTCAGGAATACAAAGTAGATTCTGAAGGTGAAATCCAGGAGCCAGTTGGGATGCACGGCAAAAGATTAGAAGCTAATTTCCACGTTGTTGTGGGACAAATGGGTTCGATCAGAAACATTGCGAGATGTGTTCGCGAAGCTGGTCTGGAAATGGAAGCTTTGACATTAGAACCTTTGGCATCATCTGAAGCGGTTCTTACAAAAGAAGAAAAAGAAGCTGGTGTTGCGATTGTTGATATTGGTGGTGGAACTACGGATATCGCAATTTTCAAAGACAACATCATTCGTCATACTTGCGTGATTCCTTACGGAGGTGGAATTATCACTGATGATATTAAGGAAGGATGTTCAATCATCGAGAAGCACGCAGAACAACTGAAAGTGAAATTCGGTTCGTCTGTTCCGGAATTGGAAAAAGACAGCACGTATGTGACAATCCCAGGATTGCACGGTCGTCCGGACAAAGAGATTTCGTTGAAGGTTTTAGCTCAGATTATCAATGCAAGAGTTGAAGAAATTCTTGAAATGGTCAATACAGAATTGAAAGCTTACGGTGCATTCGAACAAAAGAAAAAATTGATTGCCGGAATCGTTTTGACTGGAGGTGGTTCCAATTTGAGAAACCTTCGTCAGTTAGCGAATTACACTACAGGTTTCGACAGCAGAATTGGTTTTGCTAACGAATATGTTGCGAATGACAAAAACCAATATCTGAAAGGACCGGAATTTGCAACGTCCATAGGTTTATTGATGGAAAGTCTTAAAATCAGAGATAAAAAAATGCTTCCAACAGAAGAAGAAATCATCGAAGAAGCTGTAGCGAAAGCAGAACCGGTTGCACCTCAGCCAACTGTAGAAGTTGAGAAACCTCAACAGATTCAGCAAATAGAAGGAGTTGCAAAACCAAAAGAAGTGGCTAAAAGAAGCAAACCGACTTTCGGACAGTCTCTAATGGATAAAGTGAAAAAATTCTTCGAGGAAGTAGAAGAGTAA
- a CDS encoding cell division protein FtsQ/DivIB: protein MKNKWRILKILVTVILFGFLLSFSLKRFNNAKMENVSINMNQSKIPVYFIDEKDIKDLVKQYNPTRKIGDVKIPELEKKINENPFVDSANVYMNLNGNLNVDIKQRVPVFRLSKNGKDFYVDEKGVEFPISRNFSYPCMLVMGDVDASEYQKLGQLVEKIDKDDFSKKYFIGIKKEKDSYNLLTSDGNYKVEIGDLENIDFKVKGFKTFVEKYLVYQNPNKYKKISVKYNNQIVTTLNPYFKENDSILRNAPKIEITKPEEKPTQLLASVPVKTETKKSEPKPESKNEIKKAESKKSEVKKETSKPKKVEKKSEPKKTSQKKKETSSKSSSDKKKKAKVVVE from the coding sequence ATGAAAAACAAGTGGAGAATATTGAAGATATTGGTAACAGTCATCCTTTTTGGATTTCTGCTCAGTTTCTCGTTGAAGCGTTTCAACAACGCCAAGATGGAGAATGTGTCTATCAATATGAACCAAAGCAAAATACCGGTTTATTTCATTGATGAGAAGGACATCAAAGATTTGGTAAAGCAATACAATCCGACAAGAAAAATCGGCGATGTGAAGATTCCGGAATTGGAGAAAAAAATTAATGAAAATCCATTCGTTGACAGTGCAAATGTTTATATGAATCTGAATGGAAACCTGAATGTTGATATCAAACAGCGTGTTCCTGTTTTTAGATTAAGTAAAAACGGAAAGGATTTTTATGTGGACGAAAAAGGCGTAGAATTCCCGATTTCGAGAAATTTTTCTTATCCGTGTATGTTGGTAATGGGCGATGTGGATGCTTCGGAATATCAGAAACTGGGACAATTGGTTGAGAAAATTGACAAAGATGATTTCAGTAAAAAATATTTCATCGGAATCAAAAAAGAAAAAGACAGTTATAATCTTCTCACTAGCGATGGGAATTACAAAGTTGAGATTGGAGATTTAGAAAACATTGATTTTAAGGTTAAAGGATTTAAAACTTTTGTAGAGAAATATCTGGTTTATCAGAATCCCAACAAGTACAAAAAGATTTCGGTTAAATATAACAATCAGATTGTAACCACACTGAATCCTTATTTCAAAGAAAACGACAGTATTCTGAGAAATGCACCAAAAATTGAAATCACAAAACCGGAAGAAAAACCGACGCAATTATTAGCATCAGTTCCGGTAAAAACAGAAACTAAAAAATCGGAACCGAAACCGGAATCGAAAAACGAAATAAAAAAAGCTGAATCTAAGAAATCAGAAGTCAAAAAAGAAACTTCGAAACCTAAAAAAGTAGAGAAGAAATCTGAACCGAAAAAAACTTCGCAAAAGAAAAAAGAAACCTCTTCCAAATCTTCTTCTGATAAAAAGAAAAAAGCAAAAGTAGTAGTAGAATAA
- a CDS encoding GxxExxY protein — MNENEISSIVFDAGMKIHRKLGVGLYENVYEECLAYELKERGLIVERQKDIKVEYENLIIQKAFRVDLLIENKLIIEIKAVPEINDYHFFQLLNYLRLTEMKLGMILNFHSMLFKNGVKRVVNKL; from the coding sequence ATGAATGAAAACGAAATTTCAAGTATTGTGTTTGATGCAGGAATGAAAATTCATCGCAAACTTGGAGTTGGTCTTTACGAAAATGTCTATGAAGAGTGTCTGGCTTATGAACTGAAGGAAAGAGGATTGATTGTTGAAAGGCAAAAAGATATTAAGGTTGAATATGAAAATTTGATTATTCAAAAAGCATTTAGAGTTGATTTATTAATTGAAAACAAATTGATTATAGAAATAAAAGCAGTTCCAGAAATTAATGATTATCATTTTTTCCAGCTTTTAAATTATTTAAGATTAACAGAAATGAAGTTGGGAATGATTTTAAATTTTCATTCAATGTTATTCAAAAATGGAGTGAAAAGAGTAGTAAATAAATTATAA